In Embleya scabrispora, the DNA window CGCCCCAGGGCTCGCGGCGCTCGAGCGCGCCCTGCAGGCACATCTCGCGCACCGGGCACTCGCGGCACAGGGCCTTCGCGTACTCGACGTCCTCCGGGGACTCCGCGAAGAAGACCTCGGGGTCGTAGGAACGGCAGGGGATCGTGGACTCGAGCTGCTCGACGTCCTCGAAACCGGTGAGGGTCATCAGGTCTACCTCCGATGTCGCTGTGGCTGTACTGCCGGGTGCGGGGGGTTTGCCGTGGGGCACGTGGTGCTCCTGTGATTCGTGGGACTCGCGTCCCCGGTGGTCGCTACTCGGTTTTGCTGACAGCCGACAAAAGACAAGGGCCGCGGATCCCGGTGTTCGGGA includes these proteins:
- a CDS encoding WhiB family transcriptional regulator, translating into MTLTGFEDVEQLESTIPCRSYDPEVFFAESPEDVEYAKALCRECPVREMCLQGALERREPWGVWGGELFVQGVVVARKRPRGRPRKTEVAA